The window TTACTAACTGTTATTAGCATAGATCGCTATATTTCTATTGTTCATGCAACAAAGTCTTTTAATTACAAGGTAAAGGCCCTGCTTTACAGTAAAATCATTTGTTTAGCCATCTGGCTTGCTGGAATTATTGTAACCTTGCCCACATTCATTTTTAGCACAAAGTACCTCTTACAGACATCAAGAAAAGTGGTATGCAATATTAGATATCCAAAAAACATTTCAAGCATAGGGAAAGTAATTACTCCAACAATACAACTAACACTTGGTTTCTTTATACCTCTATTAATCATGGTTTACTGTTACTCTCTGATAATTAAGACTCTTCTCCAAACAAAAAATCGCCAAAGGAATAAGGCATTTCGGATTGTGATAGCAGTGGTAGCATCATTTGTTACTTGTCAAGTGCCATATAATGTTGTTGTAGGTTATGGTTTATTTAGGACAACTGACTGTAATATTTTCCAAACAAAGTTTATTCTTAACAAAGTGACGCAATCCTTTGCCTTTTTCCATTGTTGCCTGAACCCTTTCCTCTATGCCTTTATCAGCgttaaatttagattttattttctGAAAATTATTCAAGATATCTGGTGCTTAAGCAAAAGGTATATTACATCACACAATAACTCTGCGAGTGTTGTGTCAAGGTGCATATCTGACTTTGACATTGACAGCCCATCATCTTTTAATGTGAGCTAAACAGGAAAGTATGCATCTGCTCATGTTGTTGTGTaaacacaaaagttctggagaaactcagcaggtcacctggcatctataggaagtaaagggtaaataTCATTTCAAGATTCAAcccttcaagatatgagcaaaaaaaagcagacaggcacctaaaTACAAAggtggggagaagagaggagggaggatgtggcagggagaggagcacaggctaaaacataagagatcataggtggatatgtCTTGGAAAACCCATTATTTCCATATGCTCCTACCCCACCTACCTGGTATTCTTATCTCAATTCTATTTTGTGCCCCCCAATTCAGTTCCTTCCAAATTTCATCCATGATACTTCAAATGTTcttcatcacttcaacaacttctacTTCTCTAGACAATTGCCTAATTTTCACAATGGATATTCAATCTCTGTTCACCTCCATCCCCATATTGAAGGTCTCAAaccttttcatttctttctcaataacAGACCCAACaatccctctccaccaccatcctcaccTGCCtgacagaacttgttctcactctcaATATCTTCTGtgactcatctcactttctccaagtcaaagggataGCCATGGTTACCTGCATAGGTGCCAATTTTGCCTGCCTTTTTGTCAGTCatgtggagtaatccatgctaTAAGCCTTCATAAGCAAGGCTCCTTGACTCTGCTTTATTGGCAACTAAATTATTGCTGCCttctgcacccatgatgagctcaactTTATCCACCTTGCTGTTAACTTGCACcttgatctcaaattcacttaaTCCATCTCTGAcatcactctcccctttctcaatctctctgtctccatctcaggagacaaactctcctcAGATATTTCCTACAAACCTCACATCTCCCACAGTTATTTTGACTACTCCTCTTAATACCCTGTCTCCTTTAaggattctgttcctttctctctcaatttctctgcctccattgtgtatgtttccaggatgaggtcttccaaacCAGAACATTgaaatgtcctcctccttcaaaaaaaagtGGCTTCCCCTCAGCTACTATCAACTCAACCCTTACCtacatctcctctgtttcccagatATCTGCCTGacgttcccccccaccccccgccctgaGACACAACAAGGGCAGAATTACCCTAGACATCAACTACCACCCCaacagcctccgcatccaacattttgtcctctgtaatttctgccacctacaacatcATCCCACCTCCAGACAAATCCTCCCCTTTTtgctttctgcagggactgctccctttgGGAGCCCCATGTCCACTAATTTCTTTTCATTAATCACCCACTCAGTACCTACACCTGGCATCAAAGGAAATGCTACACATGCCCATACCTCTCCCCTCACTGTCATTCAGGgcatcaaacagtccttccaagagaagcaacatttcaattgtgaatctgcagggtccaTCTACTCCTCCAGTGCTcttattgtggtctcctctacatcagaaagactagCTGCAAAATAGGAGatagttttgttgagcaccttcagtgGGAGCAATAGCAGGGACCTCTCAGTGGCttaacattttaattccacacctattcccacactgacatgtttgtccatggccccATGCACTGTCAATCCAAGgctactcacaaattggaggaacacctgttGTTCCATCTGGGCGCTCTGAAACCAGGTGACATTaactgacttctccagtttccattaaaccctccCTGAATCTCTGTCTTTCTCCATCCTtttatctcctttcctctggtTCCATaaccccttcccttctcttttcattCATAAAACTATCCCCTTCTCCTATCACctcagatttttttctcttctacccttatACCCATTAGGCTttgctccctcctctcctctgctCCGCATAACTTTTACTTCAGGTTCCTACCTGAATTATGCTCATACCAAGATGAACAGCTCAAGCTGAAACATTTGATAACTCTTTAGTTCCTATAGATGCattgtgatctgctgagtttcttttttGCATTAAATCTTTGAAACAGTTTTGTTTTAAGTATGCATAGCCTAAGCCAAATAACACAAGAATTTGATGTTTTTCTATTCTGTATCATTGATTCTCCTTTCAAATTCTGTTTAAATGATTATGTATAGTCCTTGAGGCCTTGTGCATTTTTTCTATCCACAGGCCAttcattcaagattcttttattgtcatgtaataaacaaaatgaaatattatatgaaatttcctttagtctgccatgaggcagacaaagagtcaccattagtactGCCGGCTTGCCTTATAGTGAGAGAAATTGTATCGTATTttagatatctttggcttggcttcgcggacgaagatttatggagggggtaaaagtccacgtcagctgcaggctcgtttgtggctgacaagtccgatgcgggacaggcagacacggttgcagcggctgcaggggaaaattggttggttggggttgggtgttgggtttttcctcctttgcctttcgtcagtgaggtgggctctgcggtcttcttcaaaggaggttgctgcccgccaaactgtgaggcgccaagatgcacggtttgaggcgatatcagcccactggcggtggtcaatgtggcaggcaccaagagatttagatataatctatttttgtgattttttgtgatttcctgtcagattTTAAGACTATTAGTATattcccacaaagcaagctgttttggtcagtccaagcatgcctgggcatggacTCAATACAGGTGGTATGCAAGTATTATCTTAAGCTTGGGCATGCTTAGTTATGATAGATGTAGACAAGCTACAAaaacagctcacatatacagatgctgtgcattacattgatagagAATGAactcatgttgatgcacatgttcctcAGACAAAGCattgtgagtgtacttaacaggatttattgtcttcaggaagattcaatacagcaatgTCAACGTTGCAACTACTGAAATACatcctgttacatttgtggcgagtatatGCTTGAGGCTCAAAGTTGCAGGATGACTGcatttattaagaaagcctatactTTCTGAGCTATGAGTATATGAGTATATGAGCTATACTTCGGTTGTTATATTGGTGACCAAGACgtaccctgggctcctcacatttgttgagcAACCTGAGAGGTTGGCTCAGAGGTACATTATGCAATtacacatgctaaattcaataagagCAAATTTAGTatctctccaacttcctacgtgatacaacaagtctgaaattatctttgtattcagcttgaagttgcctatcattATCCCAATTGTTATTTTCTGGAGGAAAACCTTTTGTAAAGACGTGTTGTCCAGTGATATTAGTAACCTTGTAGCTGTGTGCAATCTTATAACATTTTACATTGCGAGTTTGTACACACAGTGAACTAATTTGCAAAATCTACATCATTGAGTCATAGGAAATGAAGGATAATTGGAAAAACTCCCAGTATAGTTTTCAACATCTCCTCCAGAATATAGGAAAAAGCATGAACCAAGGTTTGTGGAATTCCCTTAAAATCGTTTTGTTGGGGAAAAGGTGGACAGTGTCAAAGAGGTACAGAAGGTTGAGG of the Narcine bancroftii isolate sNarBan1 chromosome 4, sNarBan1.hap1, whole genome shotgun sequence genome contains:
- the ccr6a gene encoding C-C chemokine receptor type 6a; protein product: MIMEINGSDEIYDYTYNYNYTYDDIEFLCVINDYGKLSIFITILYSITTVIAIIGNGLVVLTYLFYKGIRSMTDVYLMNLAIADIFFVITLPFRAVEVTEGWIFDDIGCKILESIYSINFYSGMFLLTVISIDRYISIVHATKSFNYKVKALLYSKIICLAIWLAGIIVTLPTFIFSTKYLLQTSRKVVCNIRYPKNISSIGKVITPTIQLTLGFFIPLLIMVYCYSLIIKTLLQTKNRQRNKAFRIVIAVVASFVTCQVPYNVVVGYGLFRTTDCNIFQTKFILNKVTQSFAFFHCCLNPFLYAFISVKFRFYFLKIIQDIWCLSKRYITSHNNSASVVSRCISDFDIDSPSSFNVS